A part of Aegilops tauschii subsp. strangulata cultivar AL8/78 chromosome 2, Aet v6.0, whole genome shotgun sequence genomic DNA contains:
- the LOC109752583 gene encoding UDP-glycosyltransferase 92A1-like → MAAETDHHLRADHVVLFPFMAQGHFAPFRCLAALVRRCRPDARVTVVATVDAAESIRAHLDHDAIAVHVLPISPVGASQRLIDLFLASESLRPAFHQFIAGLRRSDPRAYVHVVADMFLAWTADVARGDPGVTHSVLLTTGGYGSALYFSLWNSVPLVPDDDECFRLQSFPDIRIHRSQLTGHLAMADGGDEWSTFIRRQIAAFSRADALLVNTAEKLEPKGLSMLRQSLNNVPIFPVGPLLRAASSSSPQETTLRSPILAWLDKQPPGSVLYVSFGSLYKISASQATELAMGLEKSGHKFVWVVQPAADVNGSESPSSGLPDGFAERMDVAGRGLVVQCWAPQVEILAHPATGAFLTHCGWNSAQESLAAGVPMVGWPLSAEQFYNAKLLVEEMGVCIELARSTAAAVTRDEVLEAVDRVLGETSGVRAVMRRKAAEMKEVIDAARDSDGEYSSLGVTRRFLDAMARTSSVMGTTMSGTSGEAQGRPSRAKRGMKPNPLNTEELIVVQELKI, encoded by the coding sequence ATGGCAGCTGAAACCGATCACCACCTACGCGCTGATCACGTCGTGCTGTTCCCGTTCATGGCGCAGGGCCACTTCGCGCCGTTCCGCTGCCTCGCCGCCCTCGTGCGCCGCTGCCGCCCCGACGCCCGCGTCACCGTCGTAGCCACCGTCGATGCAGCCGAGTCCATCCGCGCCCACCTCGACCACGACGCCATCGCCGTCCACGTGCTGCCTATCAGCCCCGTCGGCGCTTCCCAGCGGCTCATCGACCTCTTCCTCGCCTCCgagtccctccgcccggcgtttCACCAGTTCATCGCGGGCCTCAGACGCTCCGACCCCCGCGCCTACGTGCACGTCGTGGCGGACATGTTCCTGGCCTGGACGGCGGACGTAGCCCGCGGTGACCCCGGCGTCACGCACTCCGTCTTGCTCACCACGGGCGGCTACGGCTCGGCACTCTACTTCTCGCTCTGGAACAGCGTCCCGCTTGTCCCGGACGACGACGAATGCTTCCGGTTGCAGAGCTTCCCGGACATCCGCATCCACCGCTCGCAGCTCACCGGCCACCTCGCGATGGCTGACGGCGGCGACGAGTGGTCCACCTTCATCCGCAGGCAGATCGCCGCCTTCTCCCGCGCCGACGCCCTGCTCGTCAACACCGCCGAGAAGCTGGAGCCCAAGGGATTAAGCATGCTCCGGCAATCGCTCAACAATGTCCCGATATTCCCGGTCGGGCCGCTGCTCCGAGCGGCTAGTTCGTCGTCCCCGCAGGAGACGACATTGAGGAGCCCCATCTTGGCGTGGCTCGACAAGCAACCACCGGGCTCGGTGTTGTACGTGTCGTTCGGGTCGCTGTACAAGATCTCTGCGTCACAGGCGACGGAGCTGGCAATGGGGCTCGAGAAGAGCGGGCACAAGTTCGTGTGGGTGGTCCAGCCCGCCGCCGACGTGAACGGCAGCGAGTCGCCATCCTCGGGCCTTCCGGACGGGTTCGCGGAGAGGATGGATGTTGCCGGGCGCGGGCTGGTTGTGCAGTGCTGGGCACCGCAGGTGGAGATCCTGGCGCACCCGGCCACGGGCGCCTTCCTAACGCACTGCGGGTGGAACTCGGCACAGGAAAGTCTCGCCGCGGGCGTGCCGATGGTCGGCTGGCCGCTGTCGGCAGAGCAGTTCTACAACGCCAAGTTGCTAGTGGAGGAGATGGGGGTGTGCATCGAGCTGGCACGCAGCACCGCGGCGGCCGTGACGAGGGACGAGGTGTTGGAGGCGGTGGATAGGGTGCTCGGCGAGACGTCCGGAGTGCGTGCCGTGATGAGGAGGAAGGCCGCGGAGATGAAGGAGGTGATCGACGCGGCGAGGGACAGCGACGGCGAGTACTCATCGCTTGGAGTGACGCGGAGGTTCTTGGACGCGATGGCGCGTACATCGTCTGTCATGGGAACAACTATGTCTGGCACTTCAGGTGAAGCCCAAGGACGACCTAGCCGGGCCAAGCGAGGGATGAAGCCCAACCCACTTAACACAGAGGAGCTGATAGTGGTCCAGGAACTGAAGATATAG
- the LOC109752582 gene encoding UDP-glycosyltransferase 92A1-like produces MAPETDHHGRADHVVLFPFMAQGHLSPFRCLAALVRRCRPDARVTVVATSGTADSLRAHLDDEGISVHALPFRPADASRKLIDLFLASESLRPAFHQFIVGLRSSDPRANVHVVADMFLAWTVDVARGDPGVTHSVLLTTGGYGSALYFSLWNSVPLVPNVDNDGCFRLSSFPDICVHRSQLTDHLAAADGGDAWSTFIRRQIAAFSRADAMLVNTAEKLEPKGLSMLRRWINNVPIFPVGPLLRAASSSSPETMTSSPILAWLDKQPPGSVLYVSFGSLYTISASQATELAMGLEKCGHKFVWVVQPATDVNGSESPPLGLPDGFTERMEAAGRGLVVQCWAPQVEILAHSATGAFLTHCGWNSAQESLAWGMLMVGWPLSAEQFYNAKFLAEEMGVCVELARGAAAAVTRDEVAEAVERVLGETSRVRAAMRRKAAEMKEVIDAATDGDGEESSLGVTRRFLDAMARTSSCSRS; encoded by the coding sequence ATGGCACCTGAAACCGATCACCACGGACGCGCCGATCACGTCGTGCTGTTCCCGTTCATGGCGCAGGGCCACCTCTCGCCGTTCCGCTGCCTCGCCGCCCTCGTGCGCCGCTGCCGCCCCGACGCCCGGGTCACCGTCGTTGCCACCTCCGGCACGGCCGACTCCCTCCGCGCCCACCTCGACGACGAAGGCATCTCCGTCCACGCCCTCCCCTTCCGCCCCGCCGACGCCTCCCGGAAGCTCATCGACCTCTTCCTCGCCTCCGAGTCGCTCCGCCCGGCGTTCCACCAGTTCATCGTCGGTCTCAGAAGCTCCGACCCCCGCGCCAACGTGCACGTCGTGGCGGACATGTTCCTGGCATGGACGGTGGACGTAGCCCGCGGCGACCCCGGCGTCACGCACTCCGTCCTGCTCACCACCGGTGGCTACGGCTCGGCGCTTTACTTCTCGCTCTGGAACAGCGTCCCGCTTGTTCCCAACGTTGACAATGACGGGTGCTTCCGGCTGTCAAGCTTCCCGGACATCTGTGTCCACCGTTCGCAGCTCACGGATCACCTCGCGGCGGCCGACGGCGGCGACGCGTGGTCCACCTTCATCCGCAGGCAGATCGCCGCCTTCTCCCGCGCTGACGCGATGCTCGTGAACACCGCCGAGAAGCTGGAGCCCAAGGGATTAAGCATGCTCCGGCGATGGATCAACAATGTCCCGATATTCCCGGTCGGGCCGCTGCTTCGGGCGGCAAGTTCGTCGTCCCCGGAGACGATGACGAGTAGCCCTATCTTGGCGTGGCTGGACAAGCAACCGCCGGGCTCGGTCCTGTACGTGTCGTTCGGGTCGCTGTACACGATCTCCGCGTCGCAGGCGACGGAGCTGGCAATGGGGCTCGAGAAGTGCGGGCACAAGTTCGTGTGGGTGGTCCAGCCCGCCACCGACGTGAACGGCAGCGAGTCACCGCCATTGGGCCTTCCGGACGGGTTCACGGAGAGGATGGAGGCGGCAGGGCGCGGGCTGGTGGTTCAGTGCTGGGCACCGCAGGTGGAGATTCTGGCGCACTCAGCCACGGGCGCCTTCCTGACGCACTGCGGGTGGAACTCGGCGCAGGAGAGCCTCGCCTGGGGCATGCTGATGGTCGGCTGGCCGCTCTCGGCAGAGCAGTTCTACAACGCCAAGTTCCTAGCGGAGGAGATGGGGGTGTGCGTCGAGCTGGCGCGCGGCGCCGCAGCGGCCGTGACGAGGGACGAGGTGGCGGAGGCGGTGGAGAGGGTGCTCGGCGAGACGTCTAGAGTGAGAGCCGCAATGAGACGGAAGGCCGCGGAGATGAAGGAGGTGATCGACGCCGCGacggacggcgacggcgaggagtCGTCGCTGGGAGTGACGCGGAGGTTCTTGGACGCGATGGCGCGTACGTCGTCATGCTCTAGAAGCTAA